Part of the Leptotrichia massiliensis genome, GATGGCAATTGATCCCCTTTACGTTATAAAAAAGAAAAAATTTATAAATTATCAAAAAATCTTTATTAACAACAAATCTTCTTGCAAAAATTAGAAATAATTATTAATTTTTATACTTAAGAAAGTATTTTTGTAATAATTTTTATTAATTAAATATTAATATATTTTTTATTATACTATATTTTTAATTTAATTTCAATAATTATTATTTATAAAATACGCAACTTAAAATTATTTTGAAAATTATCTTATCAAATTTCTATTTATTACTTAAAATCTTCTATTCTCTGTATTCCTATTTAGATTTTGAAACTTCATTTAACACGTTAAGTGCTATTTCATTATTTTTATCTAATTTTAATATTTCTTTGTCTATACTTTCTGCTTCCTCTTCTTTCATTAAACGTTCTGGAATTCCATAAAAACTTAATAATAATATCAAATTATCAATATTTTTTTCTAGCGACACTAATTCTCTAGCATGAAAAATACCAACAGCATATGCACCTTCCATCCGACATAACACATAAGCCATTATACTTACAGATAAACTTAACCAAACTGTATTGCCTGTTTTTTTAAACATATATTGCGTAAAACCATAAACACTTAAACTTTCTGTCCTATCAGCAATATTAAACCAAATTATATCGTGTATCTCTTCATCACTCATATTTTTAAATTTTTTTGCTACTTGTTCGTATTTTGCATTCAATATATCTGTTTCTATTTCTTCTAACATAACTTTATTATATTTCATAGTTTTATTCTCCTAAAGAATTAAAAAAAGCCCTTTAAATAAGCAACAAACTTAAAAAAGAGCTTCTAAAATTAATAAATATTTTCTTAAACATTAAATCTGAAGAACATTACATCCCCATCTTGCACAATGTACTCTTTTCCTTCCAGTCTCATTGCACCTTTTTCTTTTGCACCGTTCCATCCGTTTAGTTCGATGAATTTGTCGAAAGACACTACTTCGGCTCTGATAAATCCTTTTTCAATGTCTGTGTGAATTTCACTGGCAGATTTTTGAGCGTTTGTTCCTTGTTTTATTGTCCATGCTCTTACTTCTTTTACTCCAGCTGTAAAGTATGTGATTAATCCTAACAATTTGAATCCTGCTCTAATTAGTCTGTTTAGGCTTGGTTCTTTTATTCCTAATTCATTAATGAACATTTGTCTTTCTTCTTCGTCTTCGATTTCAATTAGTTCTGCTTCCACTTTTGCTGAAAAGGTTACTACTTCGCTATCGTACTGTTTTGCAAATTCACGCACTTTTTTTACATAATCATTTTCAATTCCAGCCGTCAAGTCTTCTTCCGAAATATTTGCGGCAAACATCATTGGTTTTACTGTCAAAAATTGATAAACTTTTATTAATTCTTCTTCCCTTTGGGTAAATTCCAATGTTTTTAATAATTTAAATTCTTCCAGATGAACTTTACATCTTTCAAGAACTGCGACTAATTCTTTTCCTTCTGCGTTTCCTCCACGAGCCAGCTTCTGATTTTTCTGAATTGCCCTTTCAACTGTGTCTAAATCAGCAAAAATCAATTCTGCATTAATTGTTTCGATATCTCTTATAGGATCAACGCTTCCTTCCACGTGAATAATATTGTCATCATCAAAACATCTTACAACCTGACAAATTGCAGCTGTATTTCTAATGTTTGATAAAAACTGGTTTCCTAGTCCTTCCCCTTTTGATGCACCTTTTACAAGTCCTGCAATATCTACAAATTCAACTGTCGCTCCAACCGTTCTTTCTGGGTTAACTACTTTCTCCAAATCTTTTAAACGTGGATCTGGCACGCTTACAAGCCCTACATTTGGCTCAATTGTTGCAAATGGATAGTTTGCCGCCTCTGCATTCTGTGTTTTTGTTATTGCGTTAAATAATGTTGATTTTCCCACGTTTGGTAATCCTACAATTCCTATTCCTATCATTCTTTTTTTATTTCCTTTCTTCTTTTATAATTTTTCCAAAATTTTTATTAATTTCCATTTTTCCTTATCTGTCGCTTTAAACAAATAGGAAATATCATAAATCGGCACAACCTTAATTTCTCCATAAAAATCAAACACTTTCCCCACCAAATCTTTTATATCCTCTTTTTCTACGTCTTCTAAAAGTGATTTAGTTGCCCTTTCTCCAACTGTTACAATGTACTTTGGATTAATCAAGGCAATTTGTGCTACAAGAAACTCATTACATTTTGTAATACTGTCTTTCTCAATTAAATTACTGTGTGAACTACATTTTGTGAGAGTTGTAAAATAACATTTCTTCAAATCAAGCTTTGAATATTCTAAAAATTTTTTGAAATATTTTCCATTTCTGTCAATCAAAAGTTTCTGCTTTACATCCTCTTCCTCACTTATGCTATCAAACACAAATAAAATTTCTGCCTTTTTATTTCCTTCACCAACAATTGGATTAATTCTAGTTTTTTCTAATATACATTTAGTACAAATGTCGATTTCCAGCTTTAAGTCATTCCACATAACTTTTTCCTTATTCTTTATTCTAATATTCTATATTTTATAAATTTCTGTTCCCTCTTCGTTAATAATTTCAATTTCCAAATGGCTTTTATTTTCACGCTCCAAAATTTGATACAGCGAATTATAAGCCAGCTCTGGCGTATTATTATCTTTGCTTATATGCATTAAATAAACCTTTTTCAGTTTCTCGCTAAGCACCTGCCCAATCAGCTTTGATGCTTCTGCATTTGACAAATGTCCATTTCTTCCTTTTACACGGTTTTTCAGTTCCCAATGATAAGGGCCTGTCATCAGCATATTATAGTCATAGTTACTTTCCAGCACAATTACATCACTATTTTTCAAATTTTCCTTAATAATATTGTTTACACAGCCAACATCACTTGCATAGGACAATTTTTTCCCTTCATATTCAAATGTGTATCCCAAGCACTTTTCAGCATCGTGCATTACTTCAAAATTATTTATCACACAATTGTCAATAACAATTTTTTCATCTCTTATAAAATTTAAATTTTTTTTCTCAATTTTTCCAATTCTATCCTTAATTACATTATAAGTTACTTCATGAAGATAAATTGGAATATCGTATTTTCGTGAAACAACACCAAGTCCTTGAATATGGTCAGAATGCTCATGTGTCACAAATATCCCCATTATATCATCAATTCTTTTTTCAATATTATTCAATTTTTCTACAATTTTTTTACCACTAAATCCTGCATCTATAAGAAATTTCTTATTACCCATCTCAATATAGCTTGAATTTCCGCTACTTCCACTTCCCAAACTTGAAAATTTCATTTTTTTTACTAATCTTCTTTCTAATTGAGTTTTTTAACTCCCCCATTTTATAATTTTAAATATTTGGTGAAATCGTTCCTTTTAACCGATCATAAACCCATCCACCTTTTTTATCCTTTTTTGTTACAATTCTATTGCTTCTTTCCCTAGAATCCTTTATGCTTTCAGGAATTTCATAAATTTTCTCACTTCCATAAAAAGTCCCAAAATTATACACTCCATCTGAACTCTTTACATCATGAAGATTATTTTCTAATCCCTCCAATTTAGGATTAGAACCTGTTTTTTCATTAAATTTTTTTACTGCATTTTGTAATTTTATAGTTTCTACCTGAATATCCGCCGTTATAAGTTTATCTACTTTTCTTGACAATAAAATCACAACATTTAGCATTGCGATAAATACAACTATAAGAAAAGTTATTCCACGAAGAGCAATTTTTCTAGTCATTTTTGCTCTATTATTTACATAATAATCGTTATCAAAAGCCATTTTCCCGCATGAAATTTACAAAATTTTAAATTTAATAATTACAATGTAAAAAATCACGCCCTCCTTCTTTTAGATTTTTTTATTTCAATTTTCCTATTTTTTTAGTCTGTTTTTTCAAAAATCAAACCTTCACTAAATTCAAGTTTCTAATAATTTCTTAAATTTATTTTTTATTTTTAAAAATTGACGGTCTAACAATCACTTTTACATTTTCTGGAACTTCCAATTGTACCTTTAGTGGACCTCTTTTAACATTTATCCATCCTAGCCCTGCTATTACCAGTTCCTCATTTTCCCCGATTTCCACTTCATGAGTTACAAATTCATTTTGAAAATATTTTTCTTTTTCAGCTCCTTGTAAAATTTCAAAGTAATTTCCATTTAGCAAGTCTTTCACTCTTTCCTCACGAGCCACATGAAACTTCACACTTTTTGAAGCATAAGCAGAAAAAATAGGCTTGCTTCCACTTTCTAAAAGTTCATTTCCAAGTATTTTAAATCTGCAGAAAACATCAAACATAAATACCTGATTTTCTTCAAGTTTAAAAGTTTTTCGTGAAATTTCTCCAGCTGGCACCAGCTTTAATCCACTTTCTACACTGATTAAATCAGAAATTCTTCCATCTGGAATAAGTCCAGGCGTGTCAATTATCGTAATTTCACTATTTGGAATTTTATTGTTAATTGATTTTAAAGTAGTTCCAGAATATTTAGAAGTTGTTATTTTATTGTTCCCAAGAAGTAAATTTATAACTGATGATTTCCCAACATTTGAAACTCCAAGCACAGTCACCTTTACTTTTTTATTATAAAAAATATTTTTAATTTTTCTAATTATTCCATTTACTCCATATTTATTTTTTGCACTGATAAAAGCGATATCATCGGGTACAATATCTTCTTCGGCAAGCCTATCCTTTACCCAGTTGGAAATTTCAGTTGGATGTATAAAATCAGGCAGCAAATCTATTTTGTTAATTAAAATTATCGATCTGTAGTCTCTTAGATAATCTAAAATTTCCTCAGTAAATGAGCCTTCAAAGTCAATAATATCAAAAATCGGAAGTATTATATCAGATTTTTTCACACTTTCATTTACTTCCTTCAGATAATCTTCCCTGCTAAAATTATTTACAAGGTTTTCTCCATAATTTTTAATTTTAAAACATCTCTGACAAAGTAAATTATCCTGCGTAATAAACTTCTCTTCAGGAACATACCCTTCCTTATTTTTATCCTCAAACTGCAGTTCAATTCCACAACCGCTACATTTTTTTATAATCAAAATTTCCTCCTATTTTCTCATTCCTTTTACATTAAAATTCAATCCAATCAAACCCATTATTCCTTAGCCAATGGATGAGTACTCATATAAATATCTCTCAAGAAAGCCTTACTCACATGTGTATAAACTTGCGTTGTCGCAATACTGCTATGCCCAAGCAATTCCTGTAAATATCGGATATCTACTCCGTTATTCAAAAGTTCTGTTGCAAACGAATGTCTAAATACATGCGGTGTTATTTCCTTTTGTATCCCCGCTTCATGTGCGTGTGCCGAAATAAGCCTCCTTAATGAACGGGTTGTCAATTTTTTTCCTTTACTGTTTACAATCAAGACTTCCCTAGTGTAGTTTTCATATTGCTTTTTCTTTTCCTCAATATACTTTATCAGCCATTTCTTAGCATTTTCACTAAAAAAAGTTATTCGCTCCTTATCCCCTTTTCCAATAACTCTGATTTCCCGCTCTTCAATATCAATCATAAATTCACTTAAATTAATAAGTTCTATCGAACGAAGCCCACTAGAATAAAGAAGTTCAATAATCAATCTATCACGAATTCCAGTAATCTTTTCGGTATTTATAACGTTTCTCAATCTGTTTAAATCATCTCTATTCAACACATTTGGCAATTCCTTCTCAAATTTCGGAACATTAATATAAGCCGCCTTGTTCGTTTCAATCACTTTTATTTCCTGAAGATATTTAAAAAATGTCCTAAGTGCTGAAATCTTCCTATTTATAGTTCTTTTAGACACTGGCTTGACACTCATTTTTGTATTTAATTCTTCCATATCTTCAATACTCTTTATTTTATTAATTTCTGTTTCGGTATCTGAAATTTCTAAATTTTCAGAAATTTTCTCTGAATTTTCTCCCTTATCCTCATCCTTGGTCTGCCTTTTGGGAGAATTTAAATACGCAATAAAAGATCTGAATGTCATCATTTCAATTTCCTCAAAATTATGAATTTCCTCATATTCATCCAGATATTCCATAAACTGCAGCAAATCCCGCCGATAACTTCTAATCGTATTAAAACTTTTCCCAAGAATAACCTCTTCATAATACAAAAATTTGTCAACATACATCACAAGATTTTCATTTCTTATATTATCTTTATTTCCAATTGCCTTTTCTTTCTCAACGTCTTTGTCACTATTATTCATTAAAACTTCTCCATTTATTATAACACAATCATTCACAGCAATACAGATTAATTCTCTTTTTTATTTAAAAACTATCTAAAATCGTATTTAAAATCTATAACACTCTACATTATTCAATTTATTGGTCCGATAATAAATAACAAAATAATTTTAAACTTATATTTTAATAAATTAATTATTTTTCTAGCTATTTAGACTTTTTTGCTGTAGATTTTCTAGTTGCCGCTGTCTTTTTAGCCTTTGCAGATGTAGATTTTGCTTTAGCTGTCGTTTTTTTAGTCGCTTTTTTTGTAGTTTTCTTGGCTTTTTCTACTTTTTCAGTCACTCTTGTAACTTTCCCAGTTTTTATATTTTTTATAGTTTTACATTCTGGATAGCCTGTACAAGCCAAAAATTTTCCAAATCTTCCAGTTTTTATTTCATAGGGTTTTCCGCAAAATTCGCAGACTCCTGCTTCTTCTATTATTTTTCTGTCAATTTCATAAAGCCGTTTCATTTCATCGCTTATTTGCAATACTCCATCCAGCTCTATTACAGCGCCTTTTTTATATTTTTGCTTCAACTCAGCTGGTAACGACATTCTCTTTTCATCTTTTTCATAATTTTCACTTTCAAGATATTCCCCAAATCGTCCAACTTTAAGCACATATCTGTTTCCTTCTTCATCAAAATAATCAGTTAAAATTCCTTTTTTATTGTTTTGAAGTTTCTCAACTTCCTCTTTTACAAAGATTTCTCCCTTTTTAAGAACTTCTGGCGATATTGCAATTCCTTTTAACGAAATTTTTTCTTTCTCGTTTGTTTCACTAATCAAATATTTTCCATAAAGCCCCGTTTTTAAAACCATCGGATTACCCTCTGAATCCAGCACATCCGACACAATTCTGCGATTCTTTATTTTATCAATTTCCTTCTCGAACTTGTCGATGTCCTTTTCAAGAGAATCATAAAAAGTTCTCAAAAGCTGTACCCATTCAACTGTGCCTTCTTCAACCTTATCCAGTTCCTTTTCCATATTCGCCGTAAATTTCACATTTATAATGTCCTTAAAGTTCTTGACAAGTTCATCCTTTACCTCGTATCCCAAATACGTTGGATAAAAACGCTTTTCAATAAGTTCAACATATTCCCTTGATTTAAGCGTTTCGACAATTGAAGCATAAGTTGATGGACGTCCAATTCCTTCTGATTCCAGTTTTTTTACAAGCGTCGCTTCGGAAAATCTTGTTGGAGGCTTTGTTATTCCTTCTTCCACATTTAATTTGTCTATTGGATGAACATTGCCCTCCTTTAATTCTGGAAAATCTCCAGTCTTAATTTCATCCTCATCTTTAAAAATCTTGTAGTATCCATCAAAAATTACTTTGTTAATAGTCCCACGAAAATTATAATCCCCATTTACAGCGTTAATTTGCATCTGCTCATACTGCATAGCTGCAAACTGTGAAACTAAAAATCTATCCCAGATCAATTTATACAATCTGTACTGTTCATTAGTCAAATAAGCTTTTATATCATCTGGAACTAAGTTAATATCAGATGGACGGATTCCTTCGTGGGCATCCTGAACATTTGATTTTGAATTTTTTACAACGTATCTCCCAACATACTTTTCACCATAATTTTTTGTAATATAATCTTTTGCCATATTTAGGGCATCAACAGAAATTCTTGTGGAGTCTGTTCTCATATATGTTATAAGCCCTTTATTTTCGCCATTAATCGCAAGTCCTTCATAAAGCTGCTGTGCAATTCTCATTGTTTTGCTTGCACCGTAGCCAAGATAGGATGAAGCAAGCTGCTGCAGTGTACTTGTCTTAAATACAAGTGGCGGTCTTTGCGATTTTTTCTTAACTTCTATTTTTTCAAGCGTCAATGATTCATTTTTCAAATCTTTTTTCAATTTTTTTACAACTTTTTCATCAAAGATTTTATCTACTTTTTCATCTGCAATTTTTACTAAATTAAGATTAATATCTTTTTCAATTAATGCATTTACTTCCCAATATTTTTGCGGTACAAACGCATTTATCTCGTCTTCCAGGTCACAAATCAGCTTTAATGCAACCGACTGTACACGACCAGCACTGGCGTTACGATTAATTATTTTCCATAAAAGCGGACTTATCTTATATCCCACAATTCTATCCAATAGTCTTCTTGCCTGCTGTGCATTCACAAGGTTATCATTAATATCTCTTGGATTTTTAATCGCATTATTTACAGCCGTCTTTGTTATCTCGTTAAATTCTATCCTTTTTACCTTGTCAGGCTGCTTAATATAATTAGAAATATGCCAAGCAATCGCTTCCCCTTCCCTATCCTGATCTGATGCGAGATAAACAGCATTTGCGCTTTTCGCTTTTTCCTTTAATTTCTTTAAAACCTCACCTTTCCCTTTTATAACCTTATATTGAGGTTCAAAATTATTTTCCACATCTATTCCAATTTTCGTTTTAGGTAAATCAATCACATGTCCGTAAGATGCAACAACTTCATAATTTTTACCAAGTATTTTTTCAATAGTTTTTGCCTTCGACGGTGACTCAACAATAACTAACTTTCTAGCCAACTCTATTTTCTCCTTATTTCTTTCTCTATTTATAAATATTTTTTTATTTTTAAAATTATTTTCTAAATTCTTATAATTTCACTTTATATTTTTCATTTTCTTCAATTAAATAAACTGGTTCTATTTCCATTTTTTCCATTAATTTTTTTAAATTTTTCCTCTCTTCCTGCATTTCTTTATACTGCATCCCTTCAAAAAATACAAGTGGAGAGGCTTTAACTATCGTATCTTTTGGTAATCCAAAATCTTTTAAAAGTTTATCTTTATTTACAATTTTTAAATAGGTATAAACTTCTAACAGGCATTTTAACATAGTTTCTTTACTATCTGATTTTTTTAATTCTAAAATTCTTAAAGTGTCAGTGTCTTCATTATAAGCAAGCAAATCTATTTTACCAGCATCATCTGTTTGTTTATTTTTTAAAGGTGTCTGGTAATCTATAATTTTCCCAATTTTATCAAAAATTTCTCCTTTATTTTGCGAATAATCAAATAATTTCATAGCAATTTTTTCTTCTGCACGATTTGAATTTTGATTTATAATTTTTCCATCATGTCTCTCTATTCTGTAACTTCCTTCTCTATTTATTAGCTTTATCTTATTAAATAAGTCAACGTGACTCAATAGCCATTCTGCAATAATTTCTGTATAGTATTCTTTTGAATCTTTTGTTTTCCCTGCATAGTTTACAAAATCTTGTTTATAAAAACTCCTAATATCAAATTTTGCTTTCTCTATCATTTCTAAAATTTCATTTTTTGAATACTTTATTGCCATATTATTCCTTCCCTGAAATTCTCATATTTTCTCACTTTAATTATACTATCCTTATATACTTTGCCCCGTTTGTTTCTGTAATTAATCCTCTGATTTTTAGACTCATAATTATTGAAAACAATTTATTTTTTTCGATTTTTTCTTTTACATTTTGCAGAATTTGTTCAAAACTTACTTCTTCCATTATTGTTTCAAATACAATTTGTTCTTCTGATGTAAGTTTTTGTAATTTACTTTTTTCTTTTTTTATATCCCATAAAAATTCTTCAGCAATGTCATTCCCGCAAGTTACTAATTTTGCTTTGTTGTTTTTTATTAAATCATTACAGCCTTCAAAAGATGGATAATTTATGAATCCAGGTACAGCAAAAACTTCACGGTTCATGCTAAAAGCCAGTTCTGCTGTAATTAATGCACCACCTTTTTTAAAACTTTCGGCTACCAGAACTCCATCTGACATTCCTGCTATAATTCGATTTCTTCTAGGAAAAGTCCATCTTGTGGGTTGTGTCCCAAGCGGATATTCGCTTATAAGAGTTCCAATTTCTCCTATTCTTTCCCATAAATCCCGATTTTCGTATGGATAAACTACATCCAGCCCTGTTCCAACTACTGACACAACTTCTATTTCCTTATCCAGTGCTGTTTTTAATGCAATTGTATCTATTCCATCAGCAAGTCCACTAATTATAGTTACATTATAGTTCACAAGTTCATTTACAATTTTTTCACAGGCTGTTTTTCCAAATTTAGTAGCTCTTCTTGTACCCACTACACCAATATTTCGCTTACTATCTACTGAAATTTTGTCTTTATCCATTTTTATTTTATCGTAATCTTTTAATTTTTTCCCCTTTAAATACAAAAAGACTGGAAAATCCTTTATTTCCTTTAGTTTTTTTGGATATTCCTTATCATTTGCACTTATTATTCTTACTTTGTTTCGCTCATAAAGATCAAGCCTTGCTTTCATATCAATTTTCACTGCTTCTTCCAGCTGATATTTTAATTCATCATTAAATAATTTAAAATTTTCTTCATAAAACAATTCTTCAAAATCTTGAAAAATTAACATCAGTTTTTTTATATGAGCATTTTTCATCCCATATTCCTTTAATCTAAGCCATTCCACAATAATTCCCCCCTATTTTCTTATTTTGAACCAGCTAATATTTCATTTAATACTGCAATTTCTTTTTTTACTTCATCGTCAGAATATTTTGAATTGTATTCACGTAAATATCCTAACGCCTTTGAAAAATCCCCTTTTGATTTGTAGGCTATGCCTATCCCCAGTTTTGCTTCAGCCTGATTGCTATCCTGTGACAAAATTCTAGTGTAATAATCAATTGACTGCTCATTATTCCCCATAAGCCTTGAACCAATCGCAATTACATACATTACAGGAATATCAGGTGCTTCATCCTTTAATGCCAAATTTACTGCTTTTTCGTAAAGCCCGTCACGAAAGTAAAGCTGTGCCATTCTGAATGTAGCTGATGAACTTTTTTTAGCGAGTGTAGCATTTTCATAATTTGCATAGGAATTGTATTTTGCCTCAGTTGAGATGTCTTCGGTCTGTGTTGCGGGCATAGTTCCTGTGTCAACTGTCTTTTTTTCTTCTTTAGGATTCGTCTTTTCATTTCCTTGCTCAAGCGCTTTTTGTGTGCTATCATCATTTTCATTTGTTGCTGGCACTATTGGTTCTTCCACAGTTGTCGCAGTTGCATCATTATTGTTTGTATTTTCTACAATATAATAATTTGCCTTTACAATTGTTGCAAAAGAAAGTAACAATATTCCCATTAATATTCGTTTTAATTTCCTCATTTTTCCTCCTGACTATATAGTTCCCATATTATTTTTATACCTTAACATAAATTATACAAAAAATATAATTCTACTTTTTCTTTAAATACAACTTTAATATATTGTCAAGCGGGATTTCCTAAAATACTAAAACTCAAGATTTTTAGTAGTTCTTGGGAATGGAATCACATCTCTTATATTTGTCATTCCAGTAATGTACATAAGCATTCTGTCAAATCCAAGTCCAAATCCTGAATGTGGTACACTTCCATATTTTCTCAAGTCTAAATACCACCAGTAATCTTCCTCTTTTAATCCCATTTCCTTAATTTTCCCTAACAGAGTTTCATAATCATCTTCCCTTTGGCTTCCACCTACGATTTCTCCAATTCCTGGTGCTAATAAATCAACCGCTCTTACAGTTTTACCATCTTCATTCAACTTCATATAAAATGCTTTTATGTCTTTTGGATAATCAGTTACAAATACAGGTTTTTTGAAGTGTTTCTCTGCCAAGTATCTTTCGTGTTCAGTTTGCAGGTCAATTCCCCATTCCACTTCATACTCAAATTTCTGTTTTGAATTTTTCAAAATTTCAATTGCTTCTGTATAAGTAATTCTCCCAAATTCATTATTTACTAAAGTATCAAGCCTATTAAACAGATCCTTGTCTACAAATTGATTAAAGAATTCCATTTCTTCCTTAGCATTTTCTCTTACATAATTTACAATATATTTTATCATTTCCTCAATAACATCCATATTTACATCCAAATCTGCAAATGCAATTTCAGGCTCCATCATCCAAAATTCTGCAGCATGTTTTGGAGTATTAGATTTCTCAGCTCTAAATGTAGGTCCAAAAGTGTATGTATTTTTAAACGCTGTTACAAATGTTTCAACATTTAGCTGCCCACT contains:
- the ychF gene encoding redox-regulated ATPase YchF produces the protein MIGIGIVGLPNVGKSTLFNAITKTQNAEAANYPFATIEPNVGLVSVPDPRLKDLEKVVNPERTVGATVEFVDIAGLVKGASKGEGLGNQFLSNIRNTAAICQVVRCFDDDNIIHVEGSVDPIRDIETINAELIFADLDTVERAIQKNQKLARGGNAEGKELVAVLERCKVHLEEFKLLKTLEFTQREEELIKVYQFLTVKPMMFAANISEEDLTAGIENDYVKKVREFAKQYDSEVVTFSAKVEAELIEIEDEEERQMFINELGIKEPSLNRLIRAGFKLLGLITYFTAGVKEVRAWTIKQGTNAQKSASEIHTDIEKGFIRAEVVSFDKFIELNGWNGAKEKGAMRLEGKEYIVQDGDVMFFRFNV
- a CDS encoding uracil-DNA glycosylase, which codes for MWNDLKLEIDICTKCILEKTRINPIVGEGNKKAEILFVFDSISEEEDVKQKLLIDRNGKYFKKFLEYSKLDLKKCYFTTLTKCSSHSNLIEKDSITKCNEFLVAQIALINPKYIVTVGERATKSLLEDVEKEDIKDLVGKVFDFYGEIKVVPIYDISYLFKATDKEKWKLIKILEKL
- a CDS encoding MBL fold metallo-hydrolase, with the protein product MKFSSLGSGSSGNSSYIEMGNKKFLIDAGFSGKKIVEKLNNIEKRIDDIMGIFVTHEHSDHIQGLGVVSRKYDIPIYLHEVTYNVIKDRIGKIEKKNLNFIRDEKIVIDNCVINNFEVMHDAEKCLGYTFEYEGKKLSYASDVGCVNNIIKENLKNSDVIVLESNYDYNMLMTGPYHWELKNRVKGRNGHLSNAEASKLIGQVLSEKLKKVYLMHISKDNNTPELAYNSLYQILERENKSHLEIEIINEEGTEIYKI
- the yqeH gene encoding ribosome biogenesis GTPase YqeH, whose amino-acid sequence is MIIKKCSGCGIELQFEDKNKEGYVPEEKFITQDNLLCQRCFKIKNYGENLVNNFSREDYLKEVNESVKKSDIILPIFDIIDFEGSFTEEILDYLRDYRSIILINKIDLLPDFIHPTEISNWVKDRLAEEDIVPDDIAFISAKNKYGVNGIIRKIKNIFYNKKVKVTVLGVSNVGKSSVINLLLGNNKITTSKYSGTTLKSINNKIPNSEITIIDTPGLIPDGRISDLISVESGLKLVPAGEISRKTFKLEENQVFMFDVFCRFKILGNELLESGSKPIFSAYASKSVKFHVAREERVKDLLNGNYFEILQGAEKEKYFQNEFVTHEVEIGENEELVIAGLGWINVKRGPLKVQLEVPENVKVIVRPSIFKNKK
- a CDS encoding tyrosine-type recombinase/integrase, whose product is MNNSDKDVEKEKAIGNKDNIRNENLVMYVDKFLYYEEVILGKSFNTIRSYRRDLLQFMEYLDEYEEIHNFEEIEMMTFRSFIAYLNSPKRQTKDEDKGENSEKISENLEISDTETEINKIKSIEDMEELNTKMSVKPVSKRTINRKISALRTFFKYLQEIKVIETNKAAYINVPKFEKELPNVLNRDDLNRLRNVINTEKITGIRDRLIIELLYSSGLRSIELINLSEFMIDIEEREIRVIGKGDKERITFFSENAKKWLIKYIEEKKKQYENYTREVLIVNSKGKKLTTRSLRRLISAHAHEAGIQKEITPHVFRHSFATELLNNGVDIRYLQELLGHSSIATTQVYTHVSKAFLRDIYMSTHPLAKE
- the topA gene encoding type I DNA topoisomerase yields the protein MARKLVIVESPSKAKTIEKILGKNYEVVASYGHVIDLPKTKIGIDVENNFEPQYKVIKGKGEVLKKLKEKAKSANAVYLASDQDREGEAIAWHISNYIKQPDKVKRIEFNEITKTAVNNAIKNPRDINDNLVNAQQARRLLDRIVGYKISPLLWKIINRNASAGRVQSVALKLICDLEDEINAFVPQKYWEVNALIEKDINLNLVKIADEKVDKIFDEKVVKKLKKDLKNESLTLEKIEVKKKSQRPPLVFKTSTLQQLASSYLGYGASKTMRIAQQLYEGLAINGENKGLITYMRTDSTRISVDALNMAKDYITKNYGEKYVGRYVVKNSKSNVQDAHEGIRPSDINLVPDDIKAYLTNEQYRLYKLIWDRFLVSQFAAMQYEQMQINAVNGDYNFRGTINKVIFDGYYKIFKDEDEIKTGDFPELKEGNVHPIDKLNVEEGITKPPTRFSEATLVKKLESEGIGRPSTYASIVETLKSREYVELIEKRFYPTYLGYEVKDELVKNFKDIINVKFTANMEKELDKVEEGTVEWVQLLRTFYDSLEKDIDKFEKEIDKIKNRRIVSDVLDSEGNPMVLKTGLYGKYLISETNEKEKISLKGIAISPEVLKKGEIFVKEEVEKLQNNKKGILTDYFDEEGNRYVLKVGRFGEYLESENYEKDEKRMSLPAELKQKYKKGAVIELDGVLQISDEMKRLYEIDRKIIEEAGVCEFCGKPYEIKTGRFGKFLACTGYPECKTIKNIKTGKVTRVTEKVEKAKKTTKKATKKTTAKAKSTSAKAKKTAATRKSTAKKSK
- the dprA gene encoding DNA-processing protein DprA yields the protein MEWLRLKEYGMKNAHIKKLMLIFQDFEELFYEENFKLFNDELKYQLEEAVKIDMKARLDLYERNKVRIISANDKEYPKKLKEIKDFPVFLYLKGKKLKDYDKIKMDKDKISVDSKRNIGVVGTRRATKFGKTACEKIVNELVNYNVTIISGLADGIDTIALKTALDKEIEVVSVVGTGLDVVYPYENRDLWERIGEIGTLISEYPLGTQPTRWTFPRRNRIIAGMSDGVLVAESFKKGGALITAELAFSMNREVFAVPGFINYPSFEGCNDLIKNNKAKLVTCGNDIAEEFLWDIKKEKSKLQKLTSEEQIVFETIMEEVSFEQILQNVKEKIEKNKLFSIIMSLKIRGLITETNGAKYIRIV
- a CDS encoding tetratricopeptide repeat protein, which encodes MRKLKRILMGILLLSFATIVKANYYIVENTNNNDATATTVEEPIVPATNENDDSTQKALEQGNEKTNPKEEKKTVDTGTMPATQTEDISTEAKYNSYANYENATLAKKSSSATFRMAQLYFRDGLYEKAVNLALKDEAPDIPVMYVIAIGSRLMGNNEQSIDYYTRILSQDSNQAEAKLGIGIAYKSKGDFSKALGYLREYNSKYSDDEVKKEIAVLNEILAGSK